A region of uncultured Carboxylicivirga sp. DNA encodes the following proteins:
- a CDS encoding nitrilase-related carbon-nitrogen hydrolase, which produces MKEMNLSIKNLKPLWFLLIGIATISMTHMSFGVDFFAWFSVVPFLLYLSNTTGWKSRLLFIIALIIAWSIVVLKIVTPPIPFLMIFLFSIPISLFHLPAYLIWDKFKNHKLSILLFPIILIIMEWIQYTFTPFASWGVIAYSQSNSLNVMQFVSVFGMAGLSFLIYWVNVSVAQLITRKKANLLSFYIPLSILIIVIVFGSIRIDIVKSKGVKTMTVATVGTNSTVSGLPLPTKESNDKVISDLLKKTEKAGDFGAKIVVWNEASFFTLPSNEKDIQNSIKAIAKKKNISIVASYVIPISENPFKYENKFVLINGNGEIVYSYLKHQPVPGEPAIQGTKPFQTVQISESRIGGAICYDYDFPYIAQEFGKLKADIVAVPASDWRGIDPLHTKMSAFRAIEQGHSIIRSTRFGLSAIISPYGEMISQSSSFDDNNKVMIANIQENGISTIYSIVGDLFIYLCFGFLIAFILVLTIGKPAGNQV; this is translated from the coding sequence ATGAAAGAAATGAATTTATCTATTAAAAATTTGAAACCATTATGGTTTTTACTGATTGGAATAGCAACTATTTCAATGACACATATGTCATTTGGTGTTGACTTCTTTGCGTGGTTTTCTGTCGTTCCATTTTTGTTATATCTAAGTAATACAACGGGTTGGAAATCAAGATTACTTTTTATTATTGCTTTAATTATTGCGTGGTCAATTGTCGTTCTGAAAATTGTTACTCCACCAATACCATTTTTAATGATTTTCCTTTTTTCTATTCCAATAAGTCTGTTCCATTTACCAGCTTACTTGATTTGGGATAAATTTAAAAATCATAAATTGTCAATACTGCTATTTCCAATAATCCTGATAATAATGGAATGGATACAATATACCTTTACACCTTTTGCAAGTTGGGGAGTAATAGCATATTCACAATCGAATAGTTTAAATGTTATGCAATTTGTTTCTGTATTTGGAATGGCAGGATTAAGTTTCCTAATATATTGGGTAAATGTTTCAGTTGCTCAATTAATTACAAGGAAGAAAGCAAATTTATTATCATTCTATATACCACTTTCAATTCTAATTATTGTTATTGTTTTTGGCTCAATTCGTATTGACATTGTAAAATCAAAAGGAGTTAAAACAATGACTGTTGCAACAGTAGGGACAAATTCAACAGTTAGCGGTTTGCCTTTACCAACAAAAGAAAGTAACGATAAAGTAATATCTGATTTACTCAAAAAAACGGAAAAAGCTGGTGATTTTGGTGCGAAAATAGTAGTGTGGAATGAAGCTTCATTTTTCACACTGCCAAGTAATGAAAAAGATATCCAAAACTCAATAAAGGCAATTGCAAAAAAGAAAAACATTTCAATCGTTGCATCTTATGTAATACCTATCTCTGAAAATCCATTTAAATATGAAAATAAGTTTGTACTTATCAACGGAAATGGAGAAATCGTATATTCATATCTAAAACATCAACCTGTTCCTGGGGAACCTGCCATTCAAGGAACAAAACCTTTTCAGACAGTTCAGATATCTGAAAGTAGAATTGGCGGAGCAATTTGCTACGATTATGATTTTCCGTATATCGCACAAGAATTTGGAAAATTAAAAGCTGATATTGTTGCAGTTCCAGCATCAGATTGGCGTGGAATAGACCCATTACATACGAAAATGTCAGCTTTTAGAGCAATAGAGCAAGGACACTCAATAATCCGCTCGACCAGATTTGGACTTTCTGCAATAATTTCGCCATATGGAGAAATGATCAGTCAATCTAGCAGTTTTGACGACAACAATAAAGTAATGATAGCCAACATACAAGAAAATGGAATTAGCACGATATATTCAATAGTTGGAGATTTATTTATTTATCTTTGTTTTGGATTTTTGATAGCGTTTATTTTGGTATTAACGATAGGAAAGCCAGCAGGTAACCAAGTATAA
- a CDS encoding dihydrofolate reductase family protein produces the protein MRRIIVLEFMSLDGVIQSPGGPKEDISGGFEYGGWTVPYGDEISGKIIQKQMEPADLLLGRKTFENWENFWPNNSEMWPKINEVKKYVLSNTRTTSEWNNSFFIQNVEDIKKLKNTSGSDIKVWGSSELIQLLLKNDLVDELWLKIFPITLGKGKKLFGEGVKQAGFKLIENTITPNGVIIANYRRDGEVKTGNLGE, from the coding sequence ATGAGACGTATTATTGTATTGGAATTTATGTCATTAGACGGTGTAATTCAATCACCAGGTGGACCTAAAGAAGATATTTCAGGTGGCTTTGAATATGGTGGGTGGACTGTACCCTATGGAGATGAAATATCAGGAAAAATAATACAAAAGCAAATGGAACCTGCTGATTTATTATTAGGAAGAAAGACATTTGAAAATTGGGAAAATTTCTGGCCTAATAATTCAGAAATGTGGCCAAAAATAAATGAGGTTAAAAAATACGTTTTATCAAATACCAGAACTACTTCTGAATGGAATAATTCATTTTTTATACAAAACGTAGAAGACATAAAAAAGCTAAAAAACACAAGTGGTTCTGACATTAAGGTATGGGGAAGTAGTGAACTTATCCAATTGCTTTTAAAAAATGATTTAGTCGATGAGCTTTGGTTGAAAATTTTTCCTATAACTCTTGGTAAAGGAAAAAAATTATTCGGTGAGGGTGTAAAACAGGCAGGATTCAAGTTAATTGAAAATACAATTACACCAAATGGAGTTATCATAGCAAACTACAGAAGAGACGGAGAAGTTAAGACTGGAAACTTGGGAGAATAA
- a CDS encoding Crp/Fnr family transcriptional regulator, whose product MNDIVKNIINKISPISDKSFQEIECLLKFETFEKGETFIQRNKRNEKEYFILSGVCKSYLINPDGDEITISLFTENSILSPYQIRTTKNISNLYFKALTNLELASISAKEFENLMIENIEIRNFANTVLQNELISKVEKEIGLASFTAKERLIEFRQKHKGLENLIPHTDIASYLGITNISLSRLRKDLMS is encoded by the coding sequence ATGAACGACATCGTAAAAAATATCATCAATAAGATTTCACCTATTTCAGACAAATCATTTCAGGAAATAGAATGTTTACTAAAATTTGAAACTTTCGAAAAAGGAGAAACTTTTATTCAAAGAAACAAACGAAACGAAAAGGAATATTTTATTCTAAGTGGAGTTTGTAAAAGCTATTTAATAAATCCAGATGGAGATGAAATTACTATATCATTATTCACAGAAAACAGTATCTTATCACCTTACCAAATAAGAACTACTAAGAATATTTCAAATCTATACTTCAAGGCATTAACCAATTTAGAATTAGCTTCAATCAGTGCCAAAGAATTTGAAAATTTAATGATTGAAAATATCGAAATAAGAAATTTTGCAAATACAGTTCTACAAAATGAACTTATATCAAAAGTTGAAAAAGAAATAGGATTAGCATCATTTACCGCAAAAGAAAGACTAATTGAGTTTCGACAAAAGCATAAAGGATTAGAGAATTTAATCCCACATACAGATATTGCTTCATATCTTGGGATTACAAATATATCATTGAGCAGATTAAGAAAAGATTTGATGAGTTAA
- a CDS encoding M56 family metallopeptidase, whose product MSALTYYIYANVYILIFWFFFHYVLRKETFFQGQRMYILSSVIISSLLPLSALYSNFNDVVYTLNPINLVVTNDFNIVHSVITPVSVSKFSWSELIKYITVLGGLLALLVHVYNHIRIYSLINKSSITTYEKFNVIISSENITPFLYLRNIVLPKTLSNQEKEIAIQHEIQHYKLAHGIDNILFQLFQTIFWINPVIYLLKRDLKQIHEFQVDQKMLISNIDVSIYQLTLIKFSVGCQKFAVANGLANSRIKNRIKMMNRNITVSWKWKFLLFIPAFIVVLSLVSFSQSTMKNGSLTMVQSDSSDSIVIENIFVPESFFNDIKVNDAVIVTMNKNSQLLIDNQEISLAEVRQTVYNYFVNKTLNKLDLTAPNLLKTGYQETKIYVKQDSRTKEDDYKMLVESLSSCILQLQDLYSNKAFGKAYSSLSVDEKSQIRNLIQPRLYTMELHPIEKFK is encoded by the coding sequence ATGTCGGCTTTAACATATTACATATATGCAAATGTTTATATCCTGATTTTTTGGTTCTTTTTTCATTATGTTCTAAGAAAAGAAACGTTTTTTCAGGGTCAACGGATGTATATTCTAAGCTCGGTGATTATCTCTTCTCTTTTACCCTTATCTGCATTGTATTCAAACTTCAACGATGTTGTTTATACATTGAATCCAATAAATTTAGTAGTTACGAATGATTTTAATATTGTTCATTCAGTAATAACACCTGTTTCAGTTTCTAAATTCTCATGGAGTGAATTAATTAAATATATTACAGTTTTAGGTGGTTTATTAGCCCTTTTAGTTCATGTATATAATCATATCCGTATTTATTCTTTGATAAATAAATCGAGTATTACCACCTATGAAAAGTTCAATGTCATTATATCATCAGAAAATATTACCCCATTCTTATACCTCAGAAATATTGTACTACCAAAAACCTTATCAAACCAAGAGAAGGAAATTGCTATACAGCACGAAATTCAGCATTACAAGTTGGCACATGGAATTGACAATATCTTATTCCAACTATTTCAGACGATCTTTTGGATCAATCCTGTTATCTACCTACTAAAAAGGGATTTAAAACAAATTCATGAATTTCAGGTCGACCAGAAAATGTTAATATCAAACATCGATGTATCTATATATCAATTGACACTAATAAAATTTAGTGTTGGTTGTCAGAAGTTTGCAGTTGCAAACGGATTAGCTAATAGTAGAATTAAAAATCGAATAAAAATGATGAATAGAAATATAACAGTAAGCTGGAAATGGAAGTTTCTGCTTTTTATTCCGGCATTTATTGTGGTTTTATCTTTAGTTAGCTTTAGTCAAAGTACTATGAAGAATGGTTCTTTAACTATGGTACAAAGTGATTCAAGTGATTCCATTGTAATCGAAAATATATTTGTTCCTGAATCTTTTTTTAATGACATTAAGGTTAATGATGCAGTAATAGTTACTATGAATAAGAATTCTCAATTACTGATTGATAATCAAGAAATTTCATTAGCAGAAGTCCGACAGACCGTTTATAATTATTTTGTCAATAAAACCTTGAATAAACTTGATTTAACTGCGCCAAATTTATTAAAGACAGGCTATCAGGAAACTAAAATCTATGTAAAACAAGACTCAAGAACTAAAGAAGATGATTATAAAATGCTAGTAGAAAGTTTAAGTTCATGCATTTTACAGCTGCAGGATTTATATAGTAATAAAGCATTTGGAAAAGCTTATAGTTCGTTAAGCGTTGATGAAAAGTCGCAAATACGTAATTTAATTCAACCCAGACTTTACACAATGGAACTTCATCCAATAGAGAAATTTAAATAA
- a CDS encoding glycoside hydrolase family 27 protein produces the protein MMKHTNLFWLSIIIMIISSCNNPDNQLNLNDTDNFQPPIMGWASWNNYHVNINEDIIKSQADAMVDLGLTDFGYQFINLDDGFFGGRDEKGNLICHPERFPSGMKSLADYIHSKELKAGIYTDAGINTCGCHYDKDTISVGNGIYGHEEQDLNLFLKEWNYDFLKVDWCGGKWLNLDEESRYTYIAEIARKIKPNVVYNVCRWQFPGKWVTNLAHSWRIGGDLRANFNSVLGTIDANADLWMHCSKGHYNDMDMLQVGRGMTYEEDKTQFSMWCLMHSPLILGNDLTKTTEQTLSIITNQELIDINQSTFVYQARRIIDNDSIEVWAKPLVSTMSGEITVALLNRTNNLQNYSFNIEEIGLDIKEGYSAKDLWTKEEFAVSTSPEISKEIPPHGVVVLKIKGKALPFNVFQYADK, from the coding sequence ATGATGAAACACACGAATCTATTTTGGTTATCAATAATCATAATGATAATCTCATCATGCAATAATCCAGATAATCAATTAAACCTTAATGATACTGATAACTTTCAACCTCCTATAATGGGTTGGGCAAGCTGGAACAATTATCATGTTAATATAAACGAGGATATTATCAAATCACAAGCTGATGCTATGGTTGACTTAGGTCTGACAGACTTTGGGTATCAATTTATTAATTTGGATGATGGTTTCTTTGGTGGTCGTGATGAGAAAGGGAATCTTATCTGCCATCCTGAACGCTTTCCCTCAGGAATGAAAAGTCTTGCCGATTACATTCATTCAAAAGAATTAAAGGCAGGTATTTATACCGATGCTGGTATCAATACCTGTGGTTGTCATTATGATAAAGACACAATTAGTGTTGGCAATGGAATTTATGGTCATGAAGAACAAGACCTAAACCTATTCTTAAAAGAGTGGAATTACGACTTTTTAAAAGTTGATTGGTGTGGTGGTAAGTGGCTCAACCTGGATGAAGAATCAAGATATACTTATATCGCTGAAATAGCACGAAAAATTAAACCTAATGTCGTTTATAATGTATGCCGTTGGCAATTCCCAGGTAAATGGGTTACCAATTTAGCCCATTCTTGGCGTATTGGTGGAGATTTACGTGCCAACTTCAATTCTGTTTTAGGAACAATTGATGCCAATGCAGATTTATGGATGCACTGTTCTAAAGGACATTACAATGATATGGATATGCTACAGGTAGGACGCGGAATGACTTATGAAGAAGATAAGACACAATTTTCCATGTGGTGTTTAATGCATTCACCATTGATTTTAGGTAATGATTTAACTAAAACTACAGAGCAAACTTTATCCATTATTACTAATCAAGAGCTTATTGACATCAACCAATCAACATTTGTATATCAGGCACGAAGGATAATTGACAATGACAGTATCGAAGTTTGGGCAAAACCTTTAGTGTCTACAATGAGCGGAGAAATAACAGTAGCTTTGCTTAATAGGACAAATAATTTACAGAATTACAGTTTTAATATAGAAGAAATCGGTCTGGATATTAAAGAAGGCTATTCAGCAAAAGATTTATGGACAAAGGAAGAATTTGCTGTCTCAACATCCCCGGAGATTAGTAAAGAAATTCCACCTCATGGCGTTGTGGTACTAAAAATAAAAGGGAAGGCACTTCCTTTTAATGTATTTCAGTATGCCGATAAATAA
- a CDS encoding M48 family metallopeptidase yields the protein MIKREIHLSKEFKSQAIKAILAINLFAFTYLIILLLAVLLTGLCIAGGVFLILIKPMLFTIALGIGLASLGVLILIFLLKFIFKSHKVDRSHLIEINELQEPELFKMIKEIVQNVGTNFPKKVYLSSEVNAAVFYDSSFWSMFLPIRKNLLIGLGLVNTVTKEELKAILSHEFGHFSQRTMKVGSYVYNVNQVIFNMLFENESYKSLVQKWASVSGYFSIFVIIAGKINEGIQWILRKLYIVVNKNYLGLAREMEFHADEIAASITGFEPLKNALLRISLADHSLNEVLNFYDDRISENIKSVNLYQDQSLVINFLAELNSLPLTNGLPEISIEEQSKYNKSKLIIKDQWASHPTTEERVSRLEKTGFSVKYESDLLANNIFKDISKTQNHIAKKLFESVNYQGKTHEITHEKFLEEYKKEILANSFSKIYNGYYNSKNPLIFDLKDDKLINNKITIDELFSDEKVDLVYTSVALQNDIQILTNILNKIISVKSFDYNGLRFKSKNSAKLIAELNPQLEQLNEIIKNNDLEIYKYFRSIEQQQDIPNILEQLYVELFEFDKIFDSKFETYTKLLNNLQFTNVTTPFEQIRANFETIKPFEEILKIELNQLLVDPILHSEITVEIKEKLEKYTSTTLEYFGGVSYFNENLNLLYTAINNYGFLLSRKYFLIKRKLLTYQEELLKNHTQHTVIKQSSVSSC from the coding sequence ATGATTAAAAGAGAAATTCACTTATCTAAAGAGTTTAAGAGTCAGGCAATAAAAGCTATATTAGCAATAAACCTTTTTGCATTTACGTATTTAATAATTTTGTTATTAGCAGTATTGCTAACAGGTTTATGCATAGCTGGAGGAGTGTTTTTAATTTTGATTAAGCCAATGCTTTTTACAATTGCATTGGGAATAGGACTTGCCAGTCTGGGGGTATTGATTTTAATTTTCTTATTAAAATTTATTTTTAAATCTCATAAAGTAGACCGATCACATCTAATAGAAATAAATGAACTACAAGAACCTGAATTATTTAAAATGATTAAGGAAATAGTTCAAAATGTGGGGACTAACTTCCCTAAAAAAGTATATTTATCATCAGAAGTTAATGCCGCAGTATTTTACGACTCAAGTTTTTGGAGCATGTTCTTGCCAATTAGGAAGAATCTATTAATTGGTTTAGGTTTAGTTAATACAGTAACAAAAGAAGAATTAAAAGCGATATTGTCACACGAATTCGGTCATTTCTCGCAACGTACAATGAAAGTTGGAAGTTATGTATATAATGTAAATCAAGTAATTTTCAATATGCTTTTTGAAAATGAATCTTATAAAAGTCTTGTTCAAAAATGGGCATCTGTTAGTGGTTATTTTTCAATTTTTGTAATAATCGCAGGTAAAATAAATGAAGGTATTCAGTGGATATTAAGGAAATTATATATTGTTGTTAATAAAAACTATCTTGGACTTGCAAGAGAAATGGAATTCCATGCAGATGAAATTGCAGCAAGTATAACCGGATTCGAACCTCTGAAAAATGCATTATTAAGAATATCATTGGCTGACCATTCTCTCAACGAGGTTTTAAATTTTTATGACGATAGAATTTCCGAAAATATCAAAAGTGTAAATTTATATCAAGATCAATCTTTAGTTATTAATTTTCTTGCCGAATTAAATAGTCTTCCATTAACAAATGGGCTACCAGAAATTTCTATAGAAGAACAAAGTAAATACAACAAATCGAAATTAATTATTAAGGACCAATGGGCTTCACATCCAACGACAGAGGAAAGGGTAAGCAGATTAGAAAAAACAGGATTCTCTGTAAAATATGAATCGGATTTACTGGCAAATAACATATTTAAAGATATTTCCAAAACACAAAACCATATTGCCAAAAAGCTATTTGAATCTGTTAATTATCAAGGTAAAACTCATGAAATCACACATGAAAAATTTCTTGAAGAATATAAAAAAGAAATATTAGCTAATTCGTTTTCAAAAATTTACAACGGCTATTATAACAGTAAGAATCCTTTAATTTTTGATTTGAAGGATGATAAACTCATTAATAATAAAATAACGATAGATGAATTATTTTCTGATGAAAAAGTAGACTTAGTATATACATCCGTTGCATTACAAAATGATATTCAAATACTAACAAATATTTTAAACAAAATAATTTCAGTTAAAAGCTTTGATTATAACGGACTTCGGTTTAAAAGCAAAAACTCTGCGAAATTAATTGCAGAACTAAACCCACAGTTAGAACAACTTAACGAAATTATAAAGAATAATGATTTAGAAATATATAAATACTTTAGAAGCATAGAACAACAACAGGACATACCAAATATATTAGAACAACTTTATGTTGAGCTTTTTGAATTTGATAAAATCTTTGATTCTAAATTTGAAACTTATACCAAACTTTTAAACAATCTGCAATTTACTAATGTCACAACGCCATTTGAACAGATTAGAGCTAATTTCGAAACAATAAAACCTTTTGAAGAAATATTGAAAATAGAACTAAATCAATTATTGGTTGACCCTATATTACATTCTGAGATTACAGTGGAAATAAAAGAAAAACTTGAAAAATATACATCTACAACACTTGAATATTTTGGTGGAGTCTCATATTTTAACGAAAACCTTAATTTACTTTATACCGCAATAAATAATTATGGCTTCCTGTTATCCAGAAAGTATTTTTTAATAAAACGAAAACTATTAACATACCAAGAAGAATTACTAAAAAACCACACTCAACATACTGTAATAAAGCAAAGCTCGGTTAGTTCGTGTTGA
- a CDS encoding sugar-binding domain-containing protein, producing MAKIYFITLIFAFRMIDFSYAQSKQLFNSDWKFALDEHEGAQEPDFDDSNWEIVILPHDASISGKFDKDNSTDANGWLPYNEGWYRKTFTIPGSEQNKNVLIDFDGIYRDSKVWINGQLLGRNLNGYLGFEYDLTPYIKYGQKNVIAVHFDNRVKGTSRWYTGEGIYRDVWIKKVNPVYVAHNGTYITTPVATDNFAKIIVETDIVNNHGKEGQITLETEIIDSNGAVVAAKKDVVYLQFFKNHTFHQEFKVTNPELWNTQSPKLYYAKTKISFNGEPQGDHQTRFGIRSIELTPDQGLLLNGKKVFAQGGDVHHDLGCLGAVALKEGYRYRLQQLKDLGCNSIRLSHNPHAPVLLDLCDEMGILVIAEAYDKWTSQYYGGEIAFRDIWKEDMERFIKRDRNHPSIYIWSVGNEVDKQRKVIDKRFETEEDVAMQGADVLQKLVLFVHKLDPSRKVTAALFPARKDIQCEWDNWNNHDEFMKSMPPAMAFNMDVVSWNYTGNFFDMDHENYPQMMFIASETGTNLDFGPRKISMLEFDKEHVIGHYYWTALSYLGESLWPNKSWERAFYGMDEQITPIGHIYQSLYTENPKLKIMVKEPDTVKYNAWDKHYPNKRWSWYPMLDHWNFKRGDKLEVQAFTNCDEIELILNNTSLGSKEFKPGEEPILYWDVNYQPGELIAIGKRNNRIVASDTLATSEKSTHIVLSPNKKTLMANGSDLVYIQVSLQDNKKNVVPENKLINFSVTGPATIAGVANSDIFSDESWQGNKRSTINGKCLIVLRTSNNSGKIEIIAKAKGLKTGKLVFNATKDN from the coding sequence ATGGCAAAAATCTATTTTATTACTTTAATATTTGCTTTTCGTATGATTGACTTTTCATACGCTCAAAGCAAACAACTATTCAATTCAGATTGGAAATTTGCCCTTGATGAACATGAAGGAGCGCAAGAACCCGATTTCGATGACAGCAATTGGGAAATTGTAATTCTTCCCCATGATGCCAGTATTAGTGGAAAGTTTGATAAAGATAATTCAACCGATGCAAATGGATGGCTTCCTTATAATGAAGGTTGGTATCGGAAAACATTTACTATTCCTGGAAGTGAGCAAAACAAAAATGTATTAATTGATTTCGATGGTATTTACCGAGATTCAAAGGTGTGGATAAATGGCCAATTATTGGGGAGAAATTTGAATGGGTATTTAGGATTTGAATATGATTTAACACCTTATATAAAGTATGGTCAAAAGAATGTGATCGCTGTACATTTCGATAACAGGGTGAAAGGTACATCACGCTGGTATACTGGTGAAGGAATTTATCGTGATGTTTGGATAAAGAAGGTCAATCCTGTGTATGTTGCCCATAATGGAACATATATAACCACTCCTGTAGCAACTGATAATTTTGCAAAAATTATAGTTGAAACCGATATCGTTAATAACCATGGCAAAGAAGGCCAAATAACATTAGAAACAGAAATAATTGATTCCAATGGAGCAGTGGTAGCTGCTAAAAAAGACGTCGTGTATCTTCAGTTTTTCAAAAATCATACGTTTCATCAGGAGTTTAAGGTGACTAACCCCGAGTTGTGGAATACACAATCGCCTAAGCTATATTATGCAAAAACAAAAATATCGTTTAATGGAGAACCACAGGGAGATCATCAAACCCGTTTTGGAATACGCAGTATCGAGCTTACTCCCGATCAGGGATTGTTATTGAACGGCAAAAAAGTATTTGCTCAAGGTGGAGATGTGCATCATGATCTTGGTTGTCTGGGTGCAGTGGCATTAAAAGAAGGCTATCGTTATCGCTTACAGCAATTAAAAGATCTGGGATGTAATTCTATTCGGTTAAGTCATAATCCACATGCACCTGTATTATTGGATCTTTGTGATGAGATGGGCATTCTGGTGATAGCAGAAGCTTACGATAAATGGACGTCACAGTATTATGGTGGTGAAATAGCATTTCGGGATATATGGAAAGAGGACATGGAACGTTTCATCAAAAGAGATAGGAATCATCCATCAATTTACATATGGAGCGTTGGGAATGAAGTAGATAAACAGCGAAAAGTAATTGATAAAAGATTTGAGACCGAAGAAGATGTTGCAATGCAAGGAGCCGATGTACTGCAAAAATTGGTTTTATTCGTTCATAAACTTGATCCTTCACGAAAAGTTACTGCCGCTCTTTTTCCCGCCAGAAAAGATATTCAATGCGAATGGGATAACTGGAATAACCACGATGAATTTATGAAAAGTATGCCACCGGCCATGGCTTTTAATATGGATGTTGTAAGCTGGAATTATACCGGTAATTTTTTCGACATGGACCATGAGAACTATCCGCAAATGATGTTCATAGCATCAGAGACGGGTACAAATCTTGACTTTGGACCCCGAAAAATATCCATGTTGGAATTTGACAAAGAACATGTTATTGGTCACTATTACTGGACTGCCTTATCTTATTTGGGTGAATCATTATGGCCAAACAAAAGCTGGGAAAGAGCCTTTTATGGTATGGATGAGCAAATAACTCCGATTGGTCATATATACCAATCGCTATATACCGAAAATCCTAAACTTAAAATAATGGTAAAGGAACCTGATACGGTGAAATATAACGCATGGGATAAACACTATCCTAACAAACGCTGGAGTTGGTATCCGATGTTGGATCATTGGAACTTTAAACGCGGTGATAAACTGGAGGTTCAGGCTTTTACAAATTGTGACGAAATTGAATTAATATTAAATAATACTTCATTAGGAAGTAAGGAATTTAAACCTGGGGAAGAGCCTATTCTTTATTGGGATGTTAATTACCAGCCTGGAGAATTGATTGCAATAGGTAAACGAAACAATAGAATTGTTGCAAGCGATACACTTGCTACATCCGAAAAATCAACCCATATTGTTCTGTCTCCAAATAAAAAAACATTAATGGCCAATGGATCTGATTTGGTTTATATTCAGGTAAGCCTACAGGACAACAAGAAGAATGTTGTTCCCGAAAATAAACTAATCAATTTTAGTGTGACTGGACCGGCAACAATAGCAGGGGTTGCCAATTCAGATATCTTCTCAGACGAATCCTGGCAGGGAAATAAACGAAGTACGATTAATGGGAAATGTCTTATTGTGTTACGTACATCCAACAATAGTGGTAAAATTGAAATTATCGCTAAAGCAAAAGGTTTAAAAACCGGGAAACTTGTATTCAATGCGACCAAAGACAACTAA
- a CDS encoding BlaI/MecI/CopY family transcriptional regulator: MKLTNREEQIMNYLWENNESFVKDIISSFDDPKPHYNTISTIVRNLEQKGYIGHEDFGSTFRYYALVTKEDFVKKNVRQQVKKYFNNSYKSFISSLVESEDLSVEEIKQLIESIKNK; encoded by the coding sequence ATGAAACTGACAAATCGAGAAGAACAAATCATGAATTATTTATGGGAGAATAATGAATCATTTGTAAAAGATATTATTTCATCTTTCGACGATCCCAAACCTCATTACAACACTATTTCGACAATCGTAAGAAACCTGGAACAAAAAGGCTATATCGGACATGAAGATTTCGGCTCTACCTTTAGATATTATGCCTTAGTTACAAAAGAAGACTTTGTTAAAAAGAATGTTAGACAACAGGTTAAAAAATATTTTAACAATTCATACAAATCCTTTATTTCCTCATTAGTTGAATCGGAAGATTTATCAGTTGAAGAAATCAAACAACTAATTGAATCTATAAAAAACAAATAA